Part of the Anopheles coluzzii chromosome 3, AcolN3, whole genome shotgun sequence genome is shown below.
TGAAAAATATATTCACTCGTTAGAATTTCGATtattgcacacaaacaacaacaaaaactagcCCGGATTAGTACATCGAACGGCACACGCGCTTCTTCTAAGCAACCTATCCTACAGCTCGCGAGACACTAACATCGTCTAACACTCCCTGACCGAGttccaaacaaacacatacccTTACAGGGCAGCCTcagtatgtgtgcgtgtgagttgGTTATCACCAAACTGGCCAAAATCCCGAAAAGAGGCTTGCAGCGACGTGTTGACACTGCTTTGCACCGATCTAAGCAAACGAACCCGGGGCCGATAAGAGGAGCGCGCTCGGGTTACCCAATCTACAGCACCTCACACAAGATTGGATGAAAGTGAACGCGCGTGGGGTACGGGGTGCGGCACAGGTGTCGAAGTGTTGTATCGGTTCATCGCCGGTACACCCCTTTGGAGTGTGTTGTGCAAGTGTGTTGGATCTCTGCAGCACACATTCGTCGCCGCTGATAAACGTGAAATATAGCTCAGCTGCGATAAAGCGACTATCTTCTAACCGTGCAACGGATGGTGGGCGGTTCTGAGCGAAACAATTGATTTTGCAAGTTGCATTAGAATGTTGCAGAGCGTTTGGCAGGCATGTTTATTAAGAATGAAGAACGTATACAGTAATTGGTTAGCATTTAAACCATCTCAAAGCTGGAGGGTTTTTTTAGGTTACTGTGCAACGAAGAAAGCTTTCCTTGGAACGATGAATATCGATGAGTCGGGTGCATAGATAATGATCAAGTTCATCTACTTTCAAACTACCAAATTTATTACACCGGCATTCCGGTCGCCAAAACCATCCGATATCCGTAAGTATCCATGCAGAACACTTAAAACCCTTTAGATTAGATTCCTGGTAACAAATATGCCCGTCGCCTGTTTTCATCATCTCTACCATCCAGAAAGGCTCATGGACTGTTGCTTCTTTCCAATTTtctgatgattttttttacattcccCAACTCTCGCTAAATCAACCCTTAATTCAGATTTATGGCAACACTTAGGACCGGCGTCCATTGTAAGCTTCACTCTTACTACCACATCTGAACGGAttttgcttaaaaataaatcatcatttAGCCACCGCTTAACGATGCCTATTTGGCGCGGTAAAATAGAGTGgaacagagggagagagagagagggaggtaGAGTGCCCTGCAGGCGTACTTTAATGCAATGATGTATTGCTTATCAAAACGATTATGAACAGTGCGGAATGGGAGCAGTTTGGAGAACATTCAAAGTCCTACGAAAGGAAAAGAGCGGAAGAAATCAATCTTCCAGATACAGTTTACGCATACGCGATTAGCTATTGTATGTAAaatagttttcatttttaatatttgtgtCATAACGGCCAGCTCTGAAGCATCatcaaaacttaaaaaaaaacaaagacttCAATTGCCCAAAAGCTTCAAGGAATGTCAAAAGTAGGAAGATTTAAGACATCCATAGCTTTGATCCTTCGCAACAATCAACAACTGTAGAATGGGAAAATGATTTGCCACATGTCACTAACGGCTGCGATTCATAACTGTTCGAAGATGAATTCATTACGATAATAAACAGCATGCAACGAATCAATACGTAATAGCTGACGTTAATTCCACATTGGCGTCAATCGTACCACAAGAAACAAACAGCCAGCGTGTATGACAGCACAGAAAGAATGATAGAACCCAAAGAACAACTAAAGAACAAACGCTTCATGGTGAATCCCAGCCGGCGATCTACGAACTGGAAAGTCATCCCGCTTCTAGCGGGAGCTTCTACCAATCGCGGTGTAATCGGCCTTGGTGCGCAGCACGCCGGGCGACACGGCGAATCGTTCAGGTTGGGGATTTCGCTCCACTTTGTTTCAAGGTCGTATGGACCACGAAAACAAGTACGGGGGAAGGGGCAATTACTTGCACTTTGTGTCGGAGCTAGTTCCCGGGGATAGAACCAGAAGAGGACAAGTCCCGCGTGCAGAACGCAAACCAATTCATCTTCCATTGCGTTGCATCGCATTCAACGATCGGAAACATTCATTTGGAGTAGGTTCGGGGCTCCCCGTCCGTCGACGGTAAATGGGCAATAACCAGTTTAGTGACGTCACACACTGGTGTGTGTTGTACAGCGATTGACAAGTGTAGCGTAACGATTCAACTGATTTGAAGCGAGCGTCATCTTCAGCTCGTATTTTGATCGTGAACCGTCTGCACTCGATCACTTGGAACAAGGTGTTCATTGCTTgttaattaaacaataaataaaaattgtttaatttcaaAAAGGAAACATACAAATCATTAATATTCATTTTATCTACAACACGAACCTGTTGCTCAAcgtaatgtatttttttctattccacTATGTCACCTGTACCACCCTGTGACAAGCAATTCCCTGTGCTGCGCTAGGCTGGCACACGATCCATCGCCATTCACCGCACCCCGCCACAAGACCTGTTGTCATTCTGAATCGGCGttgaagaggaagaaaaagcaTCTCACGCACAAGAAGTACCCATCGTTGATCGTTGTTCCACCGCGCCACGATCGATCCTGTCAGTCGCTTTAGTACGGCGTACCGGTGCGGACGTCTTCGGTTCCTATTCGATTCGGGGTGGGAGTAGCAAACGTGCCGAAACATGATCGTTGTGCCAGCGTTACTGCTGATTGTCCTGCTGGGCGGTGAGGGAGCTCCCCGTACGGAGGCCTATCAGGTGCGAAAGGAAATCAGCTTCAACTGGATACGTGACAGCAAGGACGTGATCAGAAATCAAACGGTGAGTATCCACAGACAACGGACCCCGAAACCGCGGTGGGAATTATTGCTGACGCGTGTATTTGTAACTTGCTTGGTAGGCTGTGCTGCTGCGAAGAGATGGCTACGATGCGGACCGTCTTCAGGTGCGCACCGATGACGGTTACCTGCTCACGGTGTACCGTATGCTGCCCAAGAAATCCCGGCTAGGGGTAGTGCTGATGCATCACGGCATACGCCAGTCGAGCGATATGTGGATGTACCTGGGACCCAAGCGCTCCCTTGCCTACCAGCTGTACGAAGCCGGGTACGATGTGTGGTTCAGCAACTCGCGTGCCTCACCGGAATCCGACGGCCACGAACGGCTTGATCGGGACAGTGACCATTACTGGGACTTTAGCTTCCACGAGATCGGTACCGAGGATCTGGCGGCAGTGATCGACTACGTGCTGGCAGCGACCGGCCGGAAGACGCTACACTTTGTCGGATATTCGGAGGCGGGGTCGGCCGTACTTGCCCTACTCTCCGAGCTGCCGGGGTACAACGAGAAGCTGGCCAGCGTGGAGCTGATGGCACCGCCCGCCTTCATGCAGTACGGTCAGTTTGCCTGGATAGCGCGCATGGTACAGCCGATACGGGCGCTGTTCCCGTGGAGCGTTTACTACACCCGAGATGCGTTACCCACGCAGATCTGTACCCTGTTCCGCAACGAGTGCTGCCTGCTGTTCGGCCAGATGAGTGACCGTGGAACGGACAATGGTACGCGCACGGAACGCTCGCCGGGTTCGTCGTCTCCGGCCGGTCGTGCCGGTTGTTTCGATCTGGAAGACGTTTCGCTCAAGCAGCTCGAGCACTACCGCCAAATCATTGCCAGTGCACGGTTCCAGCAGTTCGATTACGGGTACGCGGCGAACCTGCATCGCTACAAGCAAAAGACACCGCCCGACTACTGTCTGTGGGATGTGACGGCCCGGGTGGCGCTGCACTACGGCAACAAAGACAAAACGGTCGACTGGAGGGGTGTCGAGCTGCTGGGCCGACGGCTGCCGAAGGTGTCGGAGCTGCAGAAGATACTGTACAAAGGTTACAACCATCGCGACTTCTACCGGAACCCGAAAGCGCAGGCAACGGTCTACGCGAACATCTTGAAGTCGATCAAACGCCATGCGTCAGTACAATAAATCTATGCTGCCTTTTAACGATAATGGAGAGTGAGTCTGACGTGGTttaatctattttttgtttttgttttttttttcgatacgCTCTTGAGACGAAACCCTTACTCCCATAGTGTCTCTTCCACGTTGTTGATCTTCCTATCCACTGATTTCTGGTTGGTATTTATACGGAGCAGGAACTGGTTTTTCGATAGGGCTCGCCGCTGGAACTAGCCCACCCATTTAAAGCAACCAATTTATGCTCCCCAACACGTGTGCATACCGGAGCGCGCTTCCGTGAGTCGTTTTcattctctctccctctctcacacGCTCCAAGCAAGCTCGCTTCAAAACCATGAACCTTCGTCAGTTCGAGCCCAGACATTACAGTTTCAAGGTTACGCCGGTGTTTGAGCGAAATGAAGCGAAAACGCCTAATCCAAACACACCACACGACCAGCCAGCAGATGAGCGGGACGCGAACTTTTGTTTGCGAACGAAGAAATTATTGCCCACCGTTGCCGGGGTGGCCTTCTTATTGCCGAGTTGCGCTCTACAACCACTTTCCTCTCGGGCCAGGGCCAAGTGCATCTTTTGCCAACTGCTTTGTCTTCTTTCTCTACTACATCGCCACCGCCGTAATCTAACGCAAAGGGAGAGTGTGTAAAAACGTGAGTAACTCGCCCGATAAAAGTGAATCAATGGAGTGTGTGCGCCGTCGACACGATGGTCAAGTGTACTGATTCGTACATGGAAGGACAGAGACAAGCGCCGGCACAAGGTGTGCCATTGCATTACCCGGGCGTGTGAAGTACAAtgcacagcaacacacacacacccgggagTTTGACGGGCTGCGGCGAGAGCAGCTGTCGTGTTTGTTGATCCGTTTGATGGGTTAATTGACGCGCGTTTTTAGGTTGTTTTGGCTATGCGCCTTTTTGAAAGCCTCTTTATGGACCCGAATCAATCGATACCCTGTGGCGGGCCTAGTTGGAAGGCTTCGCAAACCAATAAATAACACTGCGCTAGAGGATGCTCCGCTTTTGCATTTTATCTCTTGCGTGAAGGTTGATGGGCACTGGACcttggtggaagctttttgtaCCATCACAGTGAACTACAGTCAACTCGTCTTAAATTGACGCAATAAACCGTTCCAAAGTTCCAATAAAACAACTACCAAGAGACGACTAATAGAACCATTGTTTAACATGTAAATCCAAGCAATGAGTAAAACAGATAATGTTACCGCTGCGTCTCAAAAGACCGGTAATTCCTATCAGAATATCCCCTTACTTTTCTACCTTTCTTATCGCTCAGATGATGCGCACACAAACTCATCTTGATAACACCGGCAAGCAAGCCCTAATCctgtttaattcatttatcatTCTCCTTTCCATACTTCCATTCATTGCCCTTCCCACGTCTACACGCCCCACCCATTCACCCTTGTCTTTCGTCAACAAGCATACTCTTCTTGTTGACATCCTGTTAAGACTCTTATCTAAATACAACTACCCGTAAGCATCCTAGCCGCTTCCACCCAGCAGCAGGCTACCCACTGCTCAGCAGTCATGCCGACAGAAATTAATATGAAAAATCAACTTTATCCCCACCAGCACAGGACATCACACTTCCCTCAGCAAAACTCCCACGAGCCcagcaaaataaagaaaactcAGGAAAGAAAAAGCGAAAGTTTTGAATAAGCACTACCGGTCCCAATTTCCATATTCTGCCCCTTTGCCGGCGCCAAAAACTTTACTAGCCCCCAAAAAACCGTGTGGATAATGTCGGGGAAGTTCCGGGCTTGACTTATTGGCTCACTCTGTGACAattgagtgtgtgcgtgtgtcagtGTACTGGGCATAGCCAATGGGCAGCAACACTTTACGCTAGGAGCAGCCGGTCCCCCTTCAACGTGGGGCAAACGAAAGAAAGCACGAACAACTTTTCTTCCCATACACTCTCTGGGGTGGAGATGGGAGCTCAGGCTCAGGCAGTAAGTGTTTTCTATGTAAAATGGACTTTCAAGGATGAGAAGAGcgttaacagaaaaaagacCATAGTACTGTAGCAACAATATATTGCCAACAAGCGTAAATGCCTTCCACTAGGACCGATGGATTTAAGAAGTGGaacaaaaagagggaaaaataAGGTACACAAGTTGAGCTGACTGAGCACGTACTTGAAAAACAAGATCTTTTCGCTGGAAAACTTTACTTCCTGATGTCGACCTTCGTCGAGGCACGTCCCATAAATGGAGCTACCGTTTCCTTTAGCTGGcattaaattaaaagtatTTAATTATGAAAATCCCTCAGCGTGAAAGTGCACGCATTCGTAAATGGAGCCAATATTTCCGATGTTTTGGTAATGCGCCTGCCCATAGTTCATGATAATAATTAGCTTAATGTAGGTAAATAGTAGCTCACATTTCATAAATGGCATAATccgagtgaaaaaaaacagtttttagtGTTCAGTATTTTGGACACTAAGAATACGGAAACTGGAGAACAAAATATGCCAAATATGCACCAAAGGAGGGAAACtacaaaaaacaggaaaaggaaaaatatcTACAAAAGCAACAGGAAATGTCAGCACCGACATTTCCCCGAAGGAACAAATAGACCCTTCACTAGAAAACTTTTTAAGCTCTCTTCTGAGTAAAAAGGCGATCAGCCCAACCTTCACTGAACACAGATGCTTTAAAGATGCTTTTCCATTAGCATTTCAGTTTCAGTCACGTTTGTTGGAGTGGAAAACTGTGCCAGTTTAAAaggtaaacatttttaaaaacaactgAAATTGAGTTAAATATTTCTCAGTTTCTAGAATtcgaataacttttttttgacTACCAAAGTATATCGTATCTCGTCTGCATGATACAATGCAACATTCCAAGCTTCCCATTTTCTTCACCAACGCAACAATATACAAAAGGGCAATCGGTTCGTGTGTGACGGTTTATCGACACTCGGCCGCTTTCTCCTAGCAGAAGCACAGACATTTCCAATTACGCGCCGATCATCACGGTGCCCTCCAAAGTTCTCTCAAGAGACAACGTGACCGTTCAGCCGGAAATTTGTCAACCTCCCAAGATCGAAAGCAGCTTTGCGATgtgaaattcttttttttttcttttttccttccattttgACTTTTTCCTACACGCGAAAACTCATTCATGACACCTTCGTTTTCCATACACAGACTTCCCGTGTGCCTCCTGTTAACAGAGGTGTGATGTAATTTCCGGTCCTTACAAATGCTAATACAGCAGCACCTTTGCTATCAACACCAGCGCTTATACATCCGTGCCGCTGGGAAGGCATCAGCGTCACTCAcgtaaaatgaaacacacattGTTTAAGAAGGTGTTGGGCTAGAGGACAGGTGTGCTAGGAAAAAATAACCGCATCAACATTTCTACTAGACAGCCCCGGTCGaagtatttcttttttttactgtctCGTTTACCACCGTTATGATGATGAAACTTCGAAACGACCCAGTGAATGATTACTTTTCTGAAGCGAATGGTCAACTAACTACATAGTGGAAGCAAAGTGTGTTTCCATCATCTgagaaacaacagcaacatcgtTCGAGGTCCAAAGACTTACATCAACTTTATTCATTTTTGTACTCAGTGTTACATAAGGTAAGTCTTTCAAATGAAGCTCTTGAAAATCACTACCTTAAAATCAATTAACTTAAGCTTTGCTAGGTAATAATAGCGCGCCAAGGAATCAACCCGATGCCCATGCATTGCGTATAAACAATCAAGCTATTACGGTACCGCTCTGCGACACATGGGAATCCTATTTTAATGTACACTGCGGGACAGCAGTGCTCTACTGGCGCCCTCTAAGCGCACAACACCACACCAACCCGAGCAGACCATCGCTTCTAATGCGGCCCGACGTGAGTCAACGGAATTAcaaatgcacaaacacacacacacaacggtcGACACCCATTTGCAAGCTGGCACAAATCAATGTCCCTGCAAACTGACACACGTTTGCCCCTCCTGTCTCGTGTACATCTTTCCCGCATTACAGTGTAGTTCCGCGGAACCGTTCGGTACCATACCACACTACGTAATTAAGGATTTAAATTAGATTTCCTAACGATTGTCAGCCACGTCAGTCAAATTGGCATTACGGGTTGGTTGGCCAGGATGTGACAATGGTTTACCAAAATTAGAATACATGGAACTGTGAAATGGAACAAACCTACCACAGAAGCTTCGCAATCGTCGGTACCCAATGAACCAGGAATTATTGGGTGAGTTTGATGAGTAAAGCTTTGGTGAGTAAAAAGCTTTGGTGAAAATTGATATCAACGGTTGTCATCTAACGACTACATTTCTGTAATATATATGGCCCCAGAATACATTTGTCGCCTCTGTTTCGATTGATGCCTTAGCACATAAATCTTGATTGATGGAGTCTTTATGCATTGAAGCCTGCTCATACTCTGATAATCACCAGGGCCAGGAAGAGATCTCCTGAATAGCAAGAATATATAGGTATTTCCTTGAGAACCTTTATGTTACActctgcataccaaaattaaCCTCTTCATTGAAGTCTGATACCTCAGAGATATATTTCACGCCTTACTGACGCTTTATTGAATATTGAATCCTAAGGACATTCTATTCACCGTtcaaaagtcacttttagATGGCTGCCATTTAATTAGAGCTACTTTTACCAGGCCAAAAACGCATCCCCTACATTCACCAACAACTACAAAGGACGTCTATCGTCCTATCTATCCACATCAAACACCAGGATGGAGTTCAAGCGTTTGCACATAACCTTCCAGCCCGGAGACTCCACACCGAAGCTCCTCCTTATCCTCCTCCGTCTGCTGCTTTTTATAAGCCTCGAGTTGGCCCGACGAGCGAAAACAACAGCCCCCAGGGAGGAATGGTAAAGGTCACGCCAACGAACGGTTAGAGAACATTTGTTAGGTGTCACCTTTTTCGGGGCCAATTACTTCGTGTAGCAATTTGTAGCCCGTCCATCCTGACGCAGCTTCACCCTTTATGTCAATCTACCGTCCACGGCACACTCGTTCCTAAACCTCCTCCTACCCCGCGGCCACAGCCCGGTTGAACCGTGTGGGACGATTCCAACCTTTTGCTCAACACCTCGGCTAATACGTTACACCCCTTTACAGGAGAGAGCACGGTTGCATACGGTCCGATAAAGATCGAAACGCTGGCAgcaccaaccaccaaccagGAAGCAACAGGGTTACACAACACGGGACGGCAAATTAAACACTTCTCCCCCCGTCACTCCTCTAGCGCCTCTCAAGCTTTTCCCCCATGTACATCTGCAGGCGTACCAGGCAGTTCGTTGAAAGTGTTCTACttccaaaaacaggccaaataTATGCAGGATTGTATCTGGGCTGGAGTGcgggagacagagagagaggaaacGGTTAAGTACACACGGATGATAGCTTGGCCGGGCTTCATACACACCGGGGTACGTGTGGGTATGTGGCATCCCTTATGGGACGTAAGTGAATCATGCTCACACATTTTCCGAACCAGCGAACAACAACACTACGATATGCGCCATCATGCATGCCCAACCAAGCGCAGAGGCTACGGAGAGGGGCGAAAAAACGAGTGACAAGCTGTAATTTTCTAATCACTCAAACAGTGGCCATCTCTGGGTTCGCTCCCATACATTTATAGAGCACCACCCGTCCGTCCGGTGGTGTTTCGGTATTCGCGTGTTTTATCGATCGGCATCGGAAAGATCGCTAGGAGTGACCACATTCAATATTGATGTATGCAAATGAATTAATTCATGCGGAAATTTCACACAGGTCATTTGGTGTGGTCGCTTCTAAGCCCGTACACATCGGCATTGTAGTTCGGTCAGCGCAAATGGCGATGGGTGAGAAATAGGTATTTTAATCAAACGTGGAACGGAGCAAAGTCCGCGCGCACACCATTCCAAGCACGCATCGACCGATTCAATTTTACATCAACACATGCAGCTGATGCGGGGAGCATTATATTACCTTGTTTGAATAGGTTATGCGAAATCAACAATAAAACAAGGATCCTCTACAGAGCATAGCAGGGTCGGTGGAGGAAGACATGAAGTAAATAATATCCCATCCGTTACCGATTCGTTGAGTGGATTTAGTTGCACTATCGGTACGAACGTTACTGGCTCAACTATTCCCACTCAAATTAACAACCACAATTTGAACAAAAGCTTATACTGTACCCTAATCATTAATTAGGCATGTTGTGCACGGGTGGTCTATTTTCAAAAGCCTAGTTAACAGACCAACCGAGGCGGTTTGAATAACCGCTAATAATACTTCCAATTTACTGGCGCCACAAATTAGCAACTCCCAGTCATTTTTTAGCACAATTTTAGCACACACAGAAtagaaaaaattaatttgcattttgcgTGACTGTTCGTTTGGGAGAAATTCGTAAACcctgtttctgttttgcttttatgcaaacatttttttaactatAATTAAAGCTCATTGCTCATCGTTATCCTATCGAACCTGAGATTAAATTTGACGATTAGAACTTCAGACACACTTTGTACAACATCTTACTTAAGGataataacatattttttacaatACTTCAAACACAAAATATAAACATGAAACTATCTTCTTATCTTATTCCTTCTTCTACCCCCAGTATTAACTGCAGGCGTCTAAAATTGATCCTTAATTTTACCCAGCACTGCGGAAATATTGAAGCTACAGTTTTTAAACTCCTGACTTTCGCCATTACATTAACGAACGATTCCGCCGTAAACTGCCCTTGAAGCAACCACTTGAGCGAAACGCAACACAGCGAAACGCCTGAAATGTGAGGAGCAGAAAAAGCTCAAACTCTTGAGTCAAACAAGAGAAGCgtgcttcatttttttaccGCGCCCCACTCAGTACATACTAGAAATGGGAGGAAAATCAATAATGAGACTATTTCGTTTGGCAATCCCTCGCCCGCCCAGTAGCATAAAACGCCCCATCGGGAATGTTATTTCGAAAATGGGGCGGTaggaagtgaaataaaaaagaactgCTTACCATATTCATTCGCGTACTACACCCGACTCTTCCGAGCTTTCAAGAGCTTGTTTTAAACTTCTTGCATCTCATGGCACTGCCTGTCTAATGTGGTCCCGACCGCCGGATTTCAGCGGGGGAAAATCAACCCACGCTGAATACAGAGGGAATGTGGGGAGTTGAAAAAATTATACACACTTACAAAAGCACCGACCAAAAACGCACCAAAGGGccgaaagcgaaaaaaaaaacaacccagtCGGTAGGTACGTTTTtaatgggaaaagttttcgaCTACTACCcgcaacctgctgctgctgctgctgctgctgttgctgctcttgCTTCTGGGGGACCCGTCAGGAAGTGGTTGATATTTTACATTTACCATCGACATCGGCCGGGCTATATCAGTTTTCATTACAGGTTTTCAAGAAGCATTTTTTATGCTTCTTCCGGTTAGTGGATTGAGTGGTGGAGGAATTTATGGTGTTTGGAAAAAATCGGAAAACGCTGTTAACTAGAGCACGACCGCTGTTCAACATGAG
Proteins encoded:
- the LOC120959654 gene encoding lipase 3-like, with protein sequence MIVVPALLLIVLLGGEGAPRTEAYQVRKEISFNWIRDSKDVIRNQTAVLLRRDGYDADRLQVRTDDGYLLTVYRMLPKKSRLGVVLMHHGIRQSSDMWMYLGPKRSLAYQLYEAGYDVWFSNSRASPESDGHERLDRDSDHYWDFSFHEIGTEDLAAVIDYVLAATGRKTLHFVGYSEAGSAVLALLSELPGYNEKLASVELMAPPAFMQYGQFAWIARMVQPIRALFPWSVYYTRDALPTQICTLFRNECCLLFGQMSDRGTDNGTRTERSPGSSSPAGRAGCFDLEDVSLKQLEHYRQIIASARFQQFDYGYAANLHRYKQKTPPDYCLWDVTARVALHYGNKDKTVDWRGVELLGRRLPKVSELQKILYKGYNHRDFYRNPKAQATVYANILKSIKRHASVQ